The genomic region ACGATAGTCTATAGGAAGGGCTTGGCAAGGACTATCTACGAGGCAAGGCAGTTGGTGACCCACGGCCACATAGCCGTCGACGGCAGGGTTGTTAGGTCACCAGGCTATCTGGTGCCCAGGGACCTTGAGGATAAGGTGACCTACGCAATAACAAGCCCAGTACTAAAGAGGCTATTGGCACAGCCGCAGCAGGAGACACAACAGGCGCAGCAAAGTCAATAAGCCTAAGGAAGGTTTTTATTCAAGTTCATGGAATACACATCGATGGATGTTTCGTTGATTTTGGGTGTTGTTGGGCCTGTTGTTACCATAGTTACGATTTTGGGTACGACGTTTTATTGGCTTGGTGGTAAGTTTAAGGGGATTGAAATGATATTTAGGGAGATAGACATGAGGTTTAGGGAGATTAATGAGCGTTTCGGGCAAATCGATGAGAGATTCAAACAAATCGACAAGAGATTCGAGGAAATTGACGAGAGATTCGATAAGCTGGAGAAGGATTTGAAGAGCTATGTTGATATGAGAATTACTGAGTTGAGGAATTACGTTGATGAGAGGTTTAACCAGGTTAATACGAGGATTAGTAGGTTGGCCGAGGCCTATAGCGATTACCAGGAGTTCTTCGTTGAGTACCTTAGTGCCGAGGGTTTGTTGAGGGCTGAGAAGGCGTCTATGCTTCGTAATGAGGCTAGGAGGGTCATGAGGCTGGCGGTTTCTGGTAACCCATTGAGTAAGGAGGAGTGGGATAGGATTAAGGAGTTGCTTGATAAGGATGAGTTAACGCTGGAGGAGGCCCTCGAGCTTCGTGAGCTTGCGAGGAAGGTTGTTAGGGAGTACGGTGAGTACCCGGAGGCCTGGAAGCTTCATATATACGCGAGTATAATGGTTGGTGAGGCTATTAGGAAACAGTCACAGAAGCAGCAGGGGCAGGGTGGGCAGGAGGAGAAGAAGTGCTGATGCACCAGCCCTGGCGCTGATAAGGGTTGTGCTCTCTTAACTAAACCTGCCAGTGCCTTGATCGAACTAGTATCAATTAGGGCGTTCACGATCCCTAACTTAGAGTCACCTAGCAGGTTAGCCATAGCCATGATCGTCCTCATTATTGATTCAATACCGTGAATAAAATTAATGAGCCCCACCTAAAAGATCCTAATGGCATTCTTAAGGAACCACGCGTACGGCGGCTTACCCTTATCCCTGGCATTAACAACCTTAATATCAAGTAGGTGAACTACATCGCCGAGCCTATCCTCAACCTCCTCGAGGACCTTGACCTTAACCTCCAGTGGGTCACCATCACTGATTACCAGGAGGATATCCACATCACTCGAGCCCGTGATCCTACCCGTGATTACGGAACCAAAGACATAACACTCAACCCCATACCTCCTGAGTATTGGTAAAACGGCGTTGACCAACGACCTCCAATCCCTAAGGAGCTTAATCCTCCTCACAGGCTCCATAACCTCCTCACCAATTCAATTATGGACTCGGCAGTCCTCAAGGCAATCTCAGCCCTATCCCTATCGACACTAAGCATTCCGTACTGACCAAGACTCCTTGAATCCTCCAGTATTATTAATTCTCTACGATTATTACTCACGAATGCCCTAACCTCCTCGCCAGCATTACCCCCCAACTGATTAGCCACTAGACCCAGTAATGACCTAATGTTGTGGGTCCTTGGTGGTTCAATCCCAAGTTTAATGAGTAACGCCTTGATTGATAATTGAGCAGCTATCTCGGCATTCACAGCTGCGGCATTGTAAAAACTCCTCTCGAAGGATACCCAGGCAACCACCATGTACTCCTCAGCCCTCCTCATGAAGTCCTCAGCGGCGTCGAGGCTCATAGAATTAATCAAGGCATTAATCCCCATCCAGGGTAATAAACCTATTGATATAGAGTTAAGAGTAGTACGCCGGTCCTCTCCAGCCTGCCTGTGGTTGGGTCTACCCTCAGGCCGAAGGCCCCCAGCGTGGTCACCCCAATGAGTACCTGCTCGACCTCATCACTTATCAGGACCACGTTGGTCCTCTCCTCACCCATCAACCTAATAACCGCAATACCCTCCTCAAGCATTGCCTCACCCCTCGCAGTCATTACCCTGACGCGCCTACCAGTGCCGGCAATACCCAATTCCTCAACGACCTTCCTTGGGACTACAGTGTATGTGGCGCCAGTATCCACAAGAGCCCTGAACCTACCAATCCCCTTAACACCAATTAACTCAACATCAACATACACATGCCCCACAACTAACCTAGGGTCCATAATTCATTAATATGCGTTTCGGAAAACTTAAGTATTGGGGGTGATA from Vulcanisaeta distributa DSM 14429 harbors:
- a CDS encoding HEPN domain-containing protein; the encoded protein is MINSMSLDAAEDFMRRAEEYMVVAWVSFERSFYNAAAVNAEIAAQLSIKALLIKLGIEPPRTHNIRSLLGLVANQLGGNAGEEVRAFVSNNRRELIILEDSRSLGQYGMLSVDRDRAEIALRTAESIIELVRRLWSL
- a CDS encoding nucleotidyltransferase family protein, with translation MEPVRRIKLLRDWRSLVNAVLPILRRYGVECYVFGSVITGRITGSSDVDILLVISDGDPLEVKVKVLEEVEDRLGDVVHLLDIKVVNARDKGKPPYAWFLKNAIRIF
- a CDS encoding retroviral-like aspartic protease family protein, whose product is MDPRLVVGHVYVDVELIGVKGIGRFRALVDTGATYTVVPRKVVEELGIAGTGRRVRVMTARGEAMLEEGIAVIRLMGEERTNVVLISDEVEQVLIGVTTLGAFGLRVDPTTGRLERTGVLLLTLYQ